AACTGGGTGGCTCTGGTGCTGGCTTTGGGCAGAGCTCGGCACCTCACTCCCCAGTCTATCTCTCCAGTGGAACTTGTGTCACAAAGTCGGAGGTCTCatgccagagctgtgccagacccccCACCCCTGCTTGTTTTGGGTGCCCCTGCACTGGGCTAAGGACAAGGCACAGTCCCAGTCCCTGGGTCACCCTCCTTCCAGCTGCCACATCCCAGGGCTGGAAATAGCATTGCCTGCCTTCCCACCCAGGCTGCCTAGCAAAGGGCCTGGGCCCCTCTCCCGAAACTTCCCCACTGGGTGCAGGCAGGCTGGGAACCTCGGTGGAGcagccagggctctctgctcTCCCCCCTCCCACTCAGACTCCATCAGCTAATTcggcacacgcacacacacattgcacacacacacacacatagcagCATGTGGATCCAGCCGGGGGCAGCCCCTGTCCCGGGGGAAACCCTTCATgcctccctcctgtccccaggaACAGGGGTGAGGAGGGGGTGGTCAGCATGGAGGAGGCACACCATGGAGCTTCGGTGCCCCCCAGCCAGGAGGTGGCTGTACCCcaagcaggcagggctggaggcagctcccCACGGGCACCCAGCTTTGGGAGGGGGTGCTGGCCCCCCGTGAGTcaccctgcagccaccacctccGCCAGCTGCGctggccggggctgcggggcaccCTCAGCTCTCCGCCTGGGACACCCCCAGTGGGTGGAAGCTGTCagggggcaggagcagcctgccCAGGCGGTAGAGCAGCCCTGAGTACCAGTGCACACCATCCCCCTGCTCCCCTGGCCACCCCAGCAGGCTGTGGTAGAGCCGGAGCGGCCAGaaggccagctgtgccagctgctgctcctgcaccagaGCGAAGCACGAGGCCACCACGCCGTCCACCACCAGCGTCCCGTGGCGCGTCAGCGGGGCGTAGGCTCCCACGTCCCTGCGGTGCCGCACCCGCAGCACCTCAGCGGGCTGCAGGCTGCCCCCCCCGGCCGCCACCAGCACGAAGTGTCCCGGCCGCACGCGGCTGGCGAAGATGGGGCGGAAGCGGGCGGCGGGCGCCGAGGCGTTCTCCGCCACGAAGAGCAGGTGGGTGGGCGTCAGCACCAGGCGCCGCGGCGGCTCCTGGGTCTCGATGACGAGGAAGGTGGTGAGGGCACGGGGCTCCTTGTCCAGGAAAGCCAAGAAGTCACTGTAGGTGGGCCTGCCCGCCCCGTCCATCGCCAGCACTCGCTGGCCCGGGCGCAGTGCCCACAGAGGCGTCTGGGCACCGTCCTCCAGCGTCGCCAGGGCCCGCCCGGGAAAGCAGCCCCCCGTCTTGG
The sequence above is a segment of the Melospiza melodia melodia isolate bMelMel2 chromosome 8, bMelMel2.pri, whole genome shotgun sequence genome. Coding sequences within it:
- the IHH gene encoding indian hedgehog protein encodes the protein MKPAPLLLLLSGCALLLAPAVRGCGPGRVVGSRRRPPRKLIPLAYKQFSPNVPEKTLGASGRYEGKIARNSERFKELTPNYNPDIIFKDEENTGADRLMTQRCKDRLNSLAISVMNQWPGVKLRVTEGWDEDGHHSEESLHYEGRAVDITTSDRDRNKYGMLARLAVEAGFDWVYYESKAHIHCSVKSEHSAAAKTGGCFPGRALATLEDGAQTPLWALRPGQRVLAMDGAGRPTYSDFLAFLDKEPRALTTFLVIETQEPPRRLVLTPTHLLFVAENASAPAARFRPIFASRVRPGHFVLVAAGGGSLQPAEVLRVRHRRDVGAYAPLTRHGTLVVDGVVASCFALVQEQQLAQLAFWPLRLYHSLLGWPGEQGDGVHWYSGLLYRLGRLLLPPDSFHPLGVSQAES